The following are from one region of the Chrysiogenia bacterium genome:
- a CDS encoding response regulator transcription factor: MTKVLIIEDDANIRQALQILLEEESYRVVAAGTLAEGRKKTEAEQPDLVLLDLMLPDGDGLDYCREYHQRSNVPIIIVSAKGEEVDKVVGLEIGADDYLTKPFSKRELLARIKTVLRRAAASKDQPNLEREKTITVRGMRLNPKKYEITFKGETQRLQPKEFDLLYLLASNPNKVMNRKLLLKTIWGYGPDVETRTIDVHIKNLRVKLRPFFGKEDVIITVPTEGYKFIK, encoded by the coding sequence ATGACCAAAGTTCTCATCATCGAGGATGACGCGAATATCCGTCAGGCCCTCCAGATCCTTCTGGAGGAGGAGAGCTATCGCGTTGTCGCGGCAGGAACGCTCGCTGAGGGGCGCAAGAAGACCGAGGCCGAGCAGCCCGATCTGGTGCTGCTGGATCTGATGCTGCCCGATGGGGACGGTCTGGACTACTGCCGCGAGTATCACCAGCGCTCCAACGTCCCGATCATCATCGTCTCGGCCAAGGGCGAAGAGGTCGACAAAGTGGTCGGTCTGGAGATCGGGGCCGACGACTACCTGACAAAACCGTTCAGCAAACGCGAGCTGCTTGCGCGCATCAAAACCGTGCTTCGCCGCGCTGCGGCATCGAAGGACCAGCCCAATCTCGAGCGTGAAAAAACAATCACGGTTCGGGGGATGCGCCTCAATCCCAAGAAATACGAGATCACTTTCAAGGGCGAGACCCAGCGTCTCCAGCCCAAGGAATTCGACCTCCTGTATCTGCTCGCATCCAACCCCAACAAGGTGATGAACCGCAAATTGCTGCTCAAGACCATCTGGGGCTACGGGCCCGATGTTGAGACCCGGACAATCGACGTCCACATCAAGAATCTGCGGGTGAAGTTGCGGCCCTTTTTCGGCAAGGAAGACGTGATCATCACGGTCCCCACCGAAGGTTACAAGTTCATCAAGTAG